GCTTGTACTTCAAGGAAAGAGGCTCTAAAAATTTTAAAAAAGTCTGACAAGGCTCTTCATAAACTTTCTAAGCCATAAATGACCGTCTCTACTCAAGCCCAAACGAAGAAAAAGTCCAAGTTCGACCTTGGTGAATTAATAGGTCAGCTTTTGTTTGATTTTTACGCTCGTTACTAAACAATAGAAGAGCGCCTTTAGAACAACCTAAGTTCACACTTATAAGATGTTTCTTCATAGGATTTGAAAATCACGAATTAATCGGTTGATTTATTTCCTGAAATAACATGTCGAATTATTATTATGAGCAATCTTCATCTTCCACTTCTAATCAATTAGAAAATAGTAATTCCAATATCGAAACTAAGCTTGTAACTGTACATACTAAAAGTTCATCTCACCCATATTTTGGTCAAGGATCATCCAAAGGATATTTTATTGATGGAAAAGAATCCCCTTCATTAATACTGAGACAGAACGTTGTATATAGATTCAATCAATCGGACAGCAGCAACACCATCAAACATCAAAAAGGGACAAGGACTTAAATGCTGTTACTCAAGAGGATTTGACTGTATTAATGACGCAATTAATGGCACTCTAAGAGTAATGAATGATCCTGAGTGGCTTTATTTATATGAGTTAAAACGATTTCCTGAATATATAAAACTTGGAATTGCTACCGAAATGACAAAAAAGATTGATGTCGATGAACCTACTATTTTAAGAGATAAAGATCCTGAATATGGAGAAGCTATTTCGTTATGGATCTTTGAAAAAAGGATTGATGCTTACCTCGTAGAAGAGGCATTGTTCTTTGCAACACTACCCTCTAAAGAATATCCAAGTGAACTAGAGAATTGGGTTGGCAGATCTGAGATAAGGAAGTCAGATGGAGAAACAATGGAGAAAATCACACAGCTTCTCGTCGATCATCATCAAGATGTAGGTCGATGGCAATTCGCCTTAGATCAAATTCCATTAGACAATCTTCAAACACAAAAGGTAAAAAGCTTAATTTCAAGCTCTTAATTGATTCTTTTACGCCAAAGACTCCTATCCCTAATCTGCTCTATAAATTCAACACAAATTTCTGAAGCCTCATTACGTATGTTCCAGGGCTCAAAAGTACCCCATAGGGGTGGGTCGATTCTCACCTATTCCCATTGAGGATTGATACGTCTCCAACCATTAGCCAATAGATCTTTCCATAGCTGTATGGCTAGGTTTCGTCTCATCCTTCTACGGGTCTTCAAGAGTGGTATGCCATTCCTTTCCATTCTTCCTTTATCTATTAGGACCTTTGGATTCTGATCCCAGCTCGACCAATCATACCTAAACCTCAAGATCCATACTCCACTCGGTTCCTTCAGCCATCCATCACGCTTCATCCTGCGGGGTTGATTATTAGTACAATTGTATTATTATTGGTGGTTTTACGTCCAGATTCCTGTCCAATTAGTGTCCAGAACGCTCAATAATTATGCGAAGCGTTGAAAGATGATCAACCAAATCAAGCTATATCTCAGCTGCCTATACCTTTGCGTAACTGATGATTGAGCAGTTACGCGAGCTTGCAAGAATGTTTTGGCGAGAAGAGGAAGCTGCTTAGGGACAACTTCCTCGACTCTTGTTGGTGCTTGAGCCAACAATCAATAATTCTCGCCAAGCAGAGAAGCAAGCGTGGGAAAGATGTTGTACGGATAGCAGAAGACGGATTTATTTCGTACGTATTGTGCGATCTGTTTTGACTGCTTGATCTAAGTTAGACTTTACCTAACAAAGAAAGTTAGCGAGTCACTAGATTCAAAGTTACTCTAACTTTACTCTAACCCTGCATTTTCTCCATAATCCATGTCAGTTAAAGAAATCAACTACTGGCTAATGAAAAGTGAGCCAGATGCTTATAGTATTAAAGATTTAAAAAATGAAGTAGAAACACTCTGGGATGGAATTCGAAATTATCAAGCTAGAAACTTTATGAGGTCAATGAAAATTGGAGATAGAGCTTTTTTTTATCATTCAAATACGAAACCACCTGGAATAGTGGGTCTAATGGAAATCATTGAGACAAAGCTAGTCGACCCTTATCAGTTTGATGAAAGTTCAAAGTACTATGATAAAAAATCTCTTATAGACAATCCTCGTTGGGATTGTGTAAAGACTAAATACGTCTCTGAATTTAAAAATATGATCACCTTAAAGGAGCTATCTGAAACTTATACGTCTGAAGAGCTAACTCTAGTTCGTAAAGGGAATAGGCTATCAATAATGCCAATTAAAAAAGATATCGCTTTAGAACTTTTAAAAAAGCTCGAGAAAAATTAATTTAAAAAGAATGAGATCCAAACATATTCCCAATATAAAGGCGTGTTATCAATCTTGAGCTGATACCATTTTGAATCAAGAAACCTGCAAGTGCAGCTTGCAAAAGCCTGTATTGATCCCAATTTGGATGTTTCTCAATAAAAATCTTCATCGCTTGTTGAATATGCTTGGGTATTTCTGTTTGAAAACTAATAGTATCCTCTGATTCCAAAACCTCATCAATTTGGATCGAAGTTTTTACTTTAGTAAAATCAATATTTTTCATTTAAAAGGCTTTTAAAAACATTAGCTTCAGGCACAAACTACTAACAAAATCAAAGATAAAAAAACACTTTCTCGAGCAGTCTCATACTCAGATCAAGCACTCACCTACCTTCCGAAAGAATATATAAGTATTTCTTATTTGAAGTATTAGTACTATTTAATAGCGAAATTAAACTTATCAAAAACAATCTTTTTCCACAGCAATTAGTAAGGACTTGATTAATCGGTTCAATTCTGTGGAAAAAATGTGAGTTAAAGCTAATTTAAGTTGGGGGAAATTTTGAAAAACTTTTAGTTAAGTTCTTTCACAAATAGCCTGAATCCCACATTGTTCTCATGGCATTAGCGACATGATTAGTCACATTTCTCGGCCAATAGACCTCTGCTCCTCGATTTAATAAACCACTTTGATTCAAAATTAATTTAAGGTTCCATCCATATTGATCACCATTCAGAATTGCTAACCAAGGGCTACGTTCTAATTCGAGAGTTATATTCTCATCGCCCATTAGTTGGTCTCTAACATCTGTATATTGATCGGACAATTGAATTACTATTTTTAATAGTTGTTCCCACTCAGATTGGTTCAACTCAATTGCCCAAGTTTCACCACCTATAAGCGTAGAAAAGTTTTTCCTTGATGTATCTCTTATTATTCTCCATCCCGGACCTTCTTTTTTGATCACCTACCCTGGCAAAAGATCAGGTTGATCTTGTTCATCACTTAGTTCAATTATTGCTCTTTGTACTGGCTTGACTGTTGATTCTTCTAAAAGCCCGTCAAAATCATCAAATCTTCTTTGCTTTGCCCTAAAAGCAATGCGCACAGTTGTGAGGTAGCGATTAGTGGAGTGTCTGATAAGACTCTCACCTCTTTTTGCTAAATCCTTGGAATTTACTCCTGAACCTGACTTGATCACACTTAAAACTTTATTGTTACTTTATTCTAGAAGAGAATCGTTCATTTCCATATTTTTCACCAAATAATAACGATAGTGTTAGTTTTTCTAGACTCACTTGATATTTACTAATTCTCACTACTCCAATTAACAATCATCAAGAAATATGGAAATCAATAAAAAAAATCAATTAGAAATCATCAAGTCACCTGAAATCAATACAAATAATTTTGGAACATTAGCAATTGATTTAGGTAGTTCAACTACTGTAGTTGTTTTTCAAAAAGAGCACGGGGAGCATCCTGAGCTTTTAGATTTACCTCCAATTAGTCGTTCCCCCGGCGAAATTCCAAGTTTGATTTGGAAAACAACAGAGAAAAAAGAAAGCTATTTAATAGGACAGCAAATTATCGATTTAGAACTCATTAATGAAGAAAACGAAAATAACTTAAGTCAAGATTTCAAAAGATGGATAGGGGCTCCCGAAATTGCCTCTATATATGATTCAAAAATCACCCCAGAAAAAGCCGGTGAGATATTAATTCAGAACATTTGGGAAAGAGCTTCGGCCCTAGTTAACATCAAAAGACTTGTATTAACTGCTCCAGTAGATACATATCGAGAATATAGAACTTGGATAGTCAAAATATGTAATTCATTAAAAGTAAAAGAAATTGCATTAGTTGATGAACCTACTGCTGCTGCAATGGGTGCTGGCCTGGAGCCAGGGTCAACATTACTTGTTTTAGATTTTGGGGGGAGCACAATTGACATGTCAATTGTTGCTTTAGAGGGAGGTGAAGGACAAGCCTCTCCTATAGCACAACTAGTTAGATTTGATGGAAATAATCTCGAAGGGAAAAGTACTCAAATTCTACGCACAGCGAAAGTCCTAGGCAAAGCCGGAATTCGCATAGGGGGTAAAGATATAGATAGATGGATAGTTAATCATTTATTACCGGATGAAAAGCCAACAAATTCACTCTTGAGTATCGCAGAGGAACTCAAATGTAATTTAAGCAATGTCGACATAAAGGAAACTTTAGTTATTTCAAAAAAAATAATAACCAATCAAAATGAAGAAAAGTTTTTAAGTCTTTCAAAGAAAAGATTGGAAGAGTTACTTATTAATAAAGGACTTCTAGAAAGTATTAAAATCATATTTAACCAAACAATTGATAGTGCTAAAAGAAATTCATTTGAATTAAAAGATCTTGATAGTGTTGTTTTAGTAGGAGGCGGTTCACAAATACCTTTGATTAAAAATTATTTAAATGGTCTTTGCGATTCAATCCCTTTTGTGACTCCTCCCCCTATTGAAGCAATTGCATTGGGAGCATTAAATCTTACTCCTGGAGTTCAAGTGAAAGATGTTCTGAATAAAGGAGTAAGTCTTAGACTCTGGAATAAAAAAAATGCAAAATTTATATGGCATCCTCTTTTCCTAGCAGGTCAACCCTGGCCAACAAGTAAGCCTTTAGAAATAACATTAGCCACAAGTGTAAACAATCAATTAAGAATTGATTTAATAATCGGAGAACCTGAAGAAGTAGGTTCATATGAAATTATCTACACTGATGGATTACCAACTCTAAAACAAATAGAATCTAAGGATAAAATCAAGAAAATTAATAATAGTATTATTTCAATTCCTCTTAATCCTCCTGGTGAGATTGGTAAAGATTGTATTAAATTAAATTTTAATATCAATGACAATTGTCAGCTTGAGATTAAAGGTATTGATTTACGGAATAATAATGTAATTACAAGTCAGAATCTTGGGAAAATAAGATAACTATTTTATTTTTTTTTACAAAGGAATATACCCTCCTGTCCATCAACTTCATTCAATCTCAGATCAATAGTCTCATCTTTACTAGTTGGAACCACACGTCCACAAAAGTCTGGTTGAATTGGAACTTCTCTGTGGCCTCTATCTACCAATATAAGAAGGGTCACTCTTCTTGCACGGCCCCATAAATGGAGAGCTTCTAATGCTGCTTTAATAGTTCTCCCGGTATAAATAACGTCATCAACTAAGACAACCTCTCTATCATCAACGGTAGAGGGTAAATCAGTTACTTGAGCTATTCTAGTACCAACCCTCTCAAGATCATCTCTATGAAAAGTAGGGTCTAAACAACCATTCTCGACAGGTTTACCAGATGATTTTTCTAAACATCTTGCTAATAATTTAGACAAATAAACCCCTCTAGTTGGTATGCCAACAAGCAATAATGAACTGATATTTGGAACCTTTTCCAAAATTTGAGAAGCCAATCTTTTTATGGTTCTATCAAGTTCTTTTTTTGATAGGATTTCTATCTCATTTTGTATTGTTTCATCTGGCATATTTTAAAGTCCTAAAAATTTTATTTTTTCTTAGGGATAACTGAAATACTTTTTTAATCTAATAGGGAAAAGCTAACCAAACATCAAAGAATTAGCCTGTTTACCTATTAGGAAGTAATTTAATACGAAAGACACCCCTATTTGGAATCAATTTCTTTGAATGTCAAACAGTAACCCCGCTGTTTCAATAAGCAAAGATCAAGTAGCGCCAGTCGTATTGGCTATACTTGATGGTTGGGGGCACTCTGACGAAATCAAACATAATTCTATTAAACAAGCATCCACACCTGTAATGGATGCCTTATGGCATGCCTATCCCCACACTCTTATTGAAGCCAGTGGTGCAGATGTTGGTCTCCCAGATAATCAAATGGGAAACTCTGAAGTTGGACACTTAACTATTGGCGCAGGTAGGATAATTCAGCAAGAATTGGTTCGCATATCTAATACAGTTAAAGAAAATAAGTTAATTAAAAACACAGCTCTTAATGAATTTTCAGAAAATTTAAAAAAGAATGAAGGAACTCTTCATATCATGGGCCTTTGCTCTGATGGAGGAGTTCATAGCCATATCAATCATTTGTGCGGATTAATTCAATGGGCTTCTGAAAAAGAACTCAAAAAGGTCTCATTACATCTTTTCACTGATGGGAGAGATACTTCTGCAAAAAGTGCATCAAAATACATAAAGAAAATAGAAGCTACAATTAAAGCAACTGGAATAGGGGAGATCTCTTCAATCTGTGGCAGATATTGGGCTATGGATCGAGATAATCGATGGGAAAGGACTTTAAAAGCCTATGAACTACTTACTAATCCAGACTTTTTAATTAGCGATTTAACGGCAGAAGAAAGTTTAACTAAAAGCTATGAAGAAGGAATAACAGATGAATTTATAGAACCCATTAGGCTTTCTTCTTCCTTCTTAAAAGATGGAGATGGAGTGGTTTTTTTTAATTTCCGCCCTGACAGAGCTAGGCAATTAGTAAAGGCTCTCAAATTAAAAGATTTTGATGGCTTTGAGAGAGCAAATAAAAGAGATATTGACTTACTGACTTTTACACAATATGAATCAGGACTTCCTGTATCAGTTGCTTTTCCACCTGAGCCTCTAAATGATTTGTTAGGTCAAGTTGTCTCTAATCATGGATTAAATCAATATCGGACAGCTGAAACTGAAAAATATCCACATGTAACGTATTTTCTAAATGGGGGTATTGAAAAACCATTAAAAGGGGAAGTTAGACACCTTGTTCCATCTCCAAGAGTTGCAACTTACGATCTACAACCTGAGATGTCAGCTGACGATCTCACTGAAAGTTGTATAAAAGCAATTGAAACTGGAATTTACTCATTAGTTGTAATTAACTTTGCAAATCCAGATATGGTTGGACATTCTGGAATAATGAAAGCAGCTATCAAAGCTAATGAAAAAGTTGATAGCTGCGTTGGGAAATTATTAAATTCAATAGGTAAGTTGGGAGGATCTCTTCTAATAACCGCAGATCATGGTAATTCTGAAATGATGGTTGGCCCAGATGGCCAACCATGGACTGCACATACAACAAATCCAGTTCCGGTTATACTTATAGAGGGTGAAAAGCGAAAATTGAGTGGATATGGAAATGATATAAAGCTTCGAGAAAGCGGAGGTGGATTGTCTGATTTAGCTCCAACTCTTTTACACCTTTTAAACTTACCAAAACCAAAAGCAATGACTGGTGAAACTCTTATTGAACCAATTAACTTACCTAAAAAGCCAAATCTAATTCCTCAGCCCGCATAATAAATAAAAAATGATTATTCCACTATTATCTTGGGCATGGGCAATTTCAGGGATTTTTCTAATACTTTTAGTTCTTCTTCATAGCCCAAAAGGAGATGGAATGGGTGGTCTAGCATCAAGCGGAAGTTCTATGTTCTCTAGTGCCAGTAGTGCCGAATCAACCTTAAATAGAGCAACATGGGCTTGTCTTATATTATTTTTGACTCTTGCTGTTATTCTTAGCGCTGGATGGCTAAAATAAAGCTAATACCTTGAGTTTTTATAGCCTTAATTGAGATATTATTCGATCTTAATTTTTATAATTATTAACGCATTATT
The sequence above is drawn from the Prochlorococcus marinus str. MIT 1013 genome and encodes:
- a CDS encoding DUF1818 family protein, which codes for MIKKEGPGWRIIRDTSRKNFSTLIGGETWAIELNQSEWEQLLKIVIQLSDQYTDVRDQLMGDENITLELERSPWLAILNGDQYGWNLKLILNQSGLLNRGAEVYWPRNVTNHVANAMRTMWDSGYL
- a CDS encoding Hsp70 family protein, yielding MEINKKNQLEIIKSPEINTNNFGTLAIDLGSSTTVVVFQKEHGEHPELLDLPPISRSPGEIPSLIWKTTEKKESYLIGQQIIDLELINEENENNLSQDFKRWIGAPEIASIYDSKITPEKAGEILIQNIWERASALVNIKRLVLTAPVDTYREYRTWIVKICNSLKVKEIALVDEPTAAAMGAGLEPGSTLLVLDFGGSTIDMSIVALEGGEGQASPIAQLVRFDGNNLEGKSTQILRTAKVLGKAGIRIGGKDIDRWIVNHLLPDEKPTNSLLSIAEELKCNLSNVDIKETLVISKKIITNQNEEKFLSLSKKRLEELLINKGLLESIKIIFNQTIDSAKRNSFELKDLDSVVLVGGGSQIPLIKNYLNGLCDSIPFVTPPPIEAIALGALNLTPGVQVKDVLNKGVSLRLWNKKNAKFIWHPLFLAGQPWPTSKPLEITLATSVNNQLRIDLIIGEPEEVGSYEIIYTDGLPTLKQIESKDKIKKINNSIISIPLNPPGEIGKDCIKLNFNINDNCQLEIKGIDLRNNNVITSQNLGKIR
- the gpmI gene encoding 2,3-bisphosphoglycerate-independent phosphoglycerate mutase, giving the protein MSNSNPAVSISKDQVAPVVLAILDGWGHSDEIKHNSIKQASTPVMDALWHAYPHTLIEASGADVGLPDNQMGNSEVGHLTIGAGRIIQQELVRISNTVKENKLIKNTALNEFSENLKKNEGTLHIMGLCSDGGVHSHINHLCGLIQWASEKELKKVSLHLFTDGRDTSAKSASKYIKKIEATIKATGIGEISSICGRYWAMDRDNRWERTLKAYELLTNPDFLISDLTAEESLTKSYEEGITDEFIEPIRLSSSFLKDGDGVVFFNFRPDRARQLVKALKLKDFDGFERANKRDIDLLTFTQYESGLPVSVAFPPEPLNDLLGQVVSNHGLNQYRTAETEKYPHVTYFLNGGIEKPLKGEVRHLVPSPRVATYDLQPEMSADDLTESCIKAIETGIYSLVVINFANPDMVGHSGIMKAAIKANEKVDSCVGKLLNSIGKLGGSLLITADHGNSEMMVGPDGQPWTAHTTNPVPVILIEGEKRKLSGYGNDIKLRESGGGLSDLAPTLLHLLNLPKPKAMTGETLIEPINLPKKPNLIPQPA
- a CDS encoding DUF2811 domain-containing protein gives rise to the protein MKNIDFTKVKTSIQIDEVLESEDTISFQTEIPKHIQQAMKIFIEKHPNWDQYRLLQAALAGFLIQNGISSRLITRLYIGNMFGSHSF
- a CDS encoding EVE domain-containing protein; translation: MSVKEINYWLMKSEPDAYSIKDLKNEVETLWDGIRNYQARNFMRSMKIGDRAFFYHSNTKPPGIVGLMEIIETKLVDPYQFDESSKYYDKKSLIDNPRWDCVKTKYVSEFKNMITLKELSETYTSEELTLVRKGNRLSIMPIKKDIALELLKKLEKN
- the secG gene encoding preprotein translocase subunit SecG; translation: MIIPLLSWAWAISGIFLILLVLLHSPKGDGMGGLASSGSSMFSSASSAESTLNRATWACLILFLTLAVILSAGWLK
- a CDS encoding DNA-directed RNA polymerase subunit omega is translated as MIKSGSGVNSKDLAKRGESLIRHSTNRYLTTVRIAFRAKQRRFDDFDGLLEESTVKPVQRAIIELSDEQDQPDLLPG
- the pyrR gene encoding bifunctional pyr operon transcriptional regulator/uracil phosphoribosyltransferase PyrR, translating into MPDETIQNEIEILSKKELDRTIKRLASQILEKVPNISSLLLVGIPTRGVYLSKLLARCLEKSSGKPVENGCLDPTFHRDDLERVGTRIAQVTDLPSTVDDREVVLVDDVIYTGRTIKAALEALHLWGRARRVTLLILVDRGHREVPIQPDFCGRVVPTSKDETIDLRLNEVDGQEGIFLCKKK
- a CDS encoding DUF1651 domain-containing protein, whose amino-acid sequence is MKRDGWLKEPSGVWILRFRYDWSSWDQNPKVLIDKGRMERNGIPLLKTRRRMRRNLAIQLWKDLLANGWRRINPQWE